A region of Odocoileus virginianus isolate 20LAN1187 ecotype Illinois chromosome 11, Ovbor_1.2, whole genome shotgun sequence DNA encodes the following proteins:
- the LOC110125246 gene encoding lymphotactin-like, producing the protein MRLLILTCLVICSLAAYTVEGVGSEVLEKSICVSLTTQRLPIKNIKTYTIKEGSMKAVIFITRRGLKVCADPHVDWVKKAVRTIDKSNRRSVSQTKPTEAQQSPKTAVTLTG; encoded by the exons ATGAGACTTCTCATCCTGACCTGCCTGGTGATCTGCAGTCTCGCTGCATACACTGTGGAAG GTGTGGGGAGTGAAGTTCTAGAAAAGAGCATCTGTGTGAGTCTGACTACACAGCGACTGCCAATTAAAAACATCAAGACCTACACCATCAAGGAGGGCTCCATGAAAGCAGTGAT ATTCATTACCAGACGTGGCCTTAAAGTCTGTGCTGATCCCCACGTTGACTGGGTGAAAAAAGCTGTCCGAACAATAGACAAGTCCAACAGGAGAAGTGTGAGCCAGACCAAGCCTACAGAAGCCCAACAATCCCCCAAAACAGCTGTGACCCTGACTGGGTAG